The genomic DNA taagtgatgatgcaatctaagatagaagcaggctaacttgttaggttttggatgaaaatccacacccatttcggtttctacacaacattgtactgaaacactaaattgcttggcggtctttgccggtagggcaactagccacggccgaattaagaaaacctcaattggcccagccagggatcgaactgcgcatatcactgcgccactgatttaatttaatttatttattaatttaattagctccaacaaaagtttattattgattatgaaaatttttgtttgaaaataattaacaaacaatctgtataaaaataaaacaaaacaatcaataaaacaagacttcaaaatatcaaataaaaaaaataaaatctattgttGAACAATTTACATAACTGGTAACGTTCTTGTTACATAACTCACCAGTCTGCATAGGCTCGCGCACAGACACACGCGGGATGATACCGGGGGCCTTGATACCAACTCGCATACGGGACTTGGTGTCGATGGGGCCCTTGCCGTCGATGGCGTTACCCAGGGCGTCGACCACACGGCCCAGCAGCTGCTCGCCCACTGGCACGTCTACGATAGCACCGGTACGCTTGACAATGTCACCCTCCTTGATGAACTTGTCGTTACCAAACACTACCACACCAACGTTGTCAGGCTCCAAGTTAAGAGCCATACCCTGttgattgaaattttatttagtttctttCCATCATCATAACCTTGACCTTATCTCTATTAATGGGGTTGGAAAGACATGTCAATTTCTTCCACTTGTGACTATCATTTGTCAACTCATAACTCTACTCCTTTTACACGCATGTCCTCTTGACCACACTCTAACCATTTTTCTTCTCCTATGTGTCCTTCCACTAACAATTTCAACATCCTTCTGGTAATTTGACTTTTTGGTAATTACAAGCTAACTTTTTACTCCTCAACTTTTCTgtcactttttagttttattttatacaagttaTATTGGGGGATTAATAAACAGACTGTCAAAAGAGATGGAGATGTTTTCCCACAAAAAAGTAGCAGTCTGAATATTGATTGATTCCcaaaacaaaaagtttaaacatttgGAGGTTTATGCTTGTAACTTGTACAAATTATTGTCCTAGCATACAATAACTGAActagattttaattattattattattaattccacatttaattttataagtggGCATAAAAAGTTACAGGTCAATAAAAAATCTGAAGCTATTGCCAGATACTCATATAGTAACAACAGCTTTGATTTTATGAattgaaaatcattttaaaatatattaataagacCAAGTGGCTAGTGACCCTAACTTCTGCATCCAAGATTGTGGGTTCAGTGCGCAAAACTGGAAAATAGGACACATATGGTGTGCACATCATAGAAGCAATGATGCACAGGCTACCTTAAGGACTCATTAcggaacctgtattggagaagaaATTTTCCAATTTGTACATATGGGGCCCTAGTCAAAAACCTAGTAAACAGTAATGCAACCTTTATTATCATAAACTTGAGTCTTTGTCCTATATATTCCACTCCATTTTATATCTGGGAATATTACATCCTTGTAATAATCCATGTAAGTTTTCATACTTTGGTGCATGATGTCCTttcattatataatttcatactattcaaaattaaaacatttctcaatcataatcataatcatctcacactgtcttttaattttaattcttcaatacaattaaaaagaaagtataaaatattacaaacataaaTAGTACAACAGACAAAGAAAAGACTATACACTATTTTTAGAATTGGatacaaaattttttttcaataatttctagttaagattaaaaattgtttaatgtcTGTTGAAACaggacaaaaattataaaacaagctATCTAGAATCTTGATAGATTACTCTATCTctaccattgacctcttataataaaaggatgcacaatcatgtagaaaatttcacttagaAACTGgcaaattttgctttgacagttttagaactATTGgtgaagaaaattatacctaaagccctttaaatatagtccaatattcaataaaatcccaaattcagagcaaattcaaccttaaggattgggtttaaggttgaatttgcaaatgcgactacttgaattgggTTGTGTTTGGCATTCATTGAGTAGGGACATTTTTTGGTTGctaattgtgcatccactttttaataggagatctaAGATCTCTACCTATCCTAATAGGTTACAAAATTACATTGTGCTGGTTTGGCACTACAAAAAGCCAAAAATGTAAGAAGAAGATTACAGAGTGACGGTACAAACCTTAAGGCCGGAGGAGAATTCCACCATCTCCTCAGCCTGGATGTTCTTGAGTCCATACACACGGGCAATACCGTCACCAATGCTCAACACACGGCCAGTTTCTTCCAAGTCGGcctacaaatatttttacatcaAAGGAAGCACTGAGAATTGAACAGGTTATTATATTTAGCTTAAGATTGCATTTAACTTTAAAGTCAAAAGTTTTTCatagaattattataatttattagattatagatagcctatgtggcttcagatagtgagttttttttctttcaagaaaaacacattaattaaacataaacataataaaattcatCCTGGTTTCGGTAGGTGATTGTGTCACACTGTCATGCCTCTGAGAACATATCaactatcattatcattaacatctagcAATGACCAATGCAAAATCTAATCACTGTCATAATGCCAAtatggttcaatccccgccccattggtctattgttgtacccactcctaacagtctttttTGACTAGTTAGAAAGTTAGttaggagaatgggaatattggtcatattataaaagatatgccaaataatctttttttttttaaatataatctacattggagcagcatgatgGTAAGTCTGCCCAGAAGTAAAGAGCAAttaaaatgggttgataaaaatgagattttaatcaatactaatattataaatgctaaagtatgtctgtctgaacccatcaagatgaattttggtataatgataaatgggatcttggagcaaaacatagggtactttttgaccctaaaataataaaatataaggggatattggttgaaagtttgtaagtatggaatgtctttcatttttagagttacttttttaaaatttgtcataaatcataaaaaaacagGAAATGTggttcaaaaattttcaaaattcaaccaCTATAGTAAATAGgagatgaaagtttacattgattttcacgcagacaaagtcatgggcgtcagctagttcaaaaataaatacaattattcaatgataacatatataatttatgaaaataaggaATTGGTgacttttaaaaacatttagttACTATGTAAATGACCAGTATTTGATAACTTTCAGTAAACAAATTATCTCAAATGTATAATCTGTGTATCatcaatgatttttttcatAGATGATATTATACCAAATTCTCATTTCATACCtcaattgtattaaaaacagaTTTAGTACAACATTCTGTTTTTGCCCTTATATTTCCTAACCTCTAAAATAGCTCCTAATGACAACTGTCAAATAGGAATAAGGTTTATATAACAATCAAGTTACCTTGGGTGCGGCACCAAGGATTCTCTCCTCCAGGATGGTGGAGATTTCGGCAGCCCTCTGTGTGCACGAGACGTGGAGTTTGCGCGATGCCACCGCCACCGCTGGTACGGCGACCTTCGAAACCTACCACCGGACATAACTCGGTCAGAACGACAATCAGTACGAAATATATGTATTCAATATCAATGATCTCTACAAATGACAACATTTTGGTACGAACCGCATACTTCGAAGTACAAAATGGACATAcaatttgacagaaaagtatCTGCCTCTATTACATAACACAAATTTCTTGATGtgataatttatacataacttgCACTTAAGCATCGCAAATTAACTGTTTTAAAACACCGAGGTAAGTTTATAAAAGATGTTAAAAATGTCTAgactaattttgataattaaataaGCTTTTTGGTTGGATTTTGCGGTTGCCTCTACCTGCCGGaaagtacatattattttactactttatacactttaatgaaaatatatacctGGGTGGCGGCATTAGGCATACGCCTGGCCACCGAGGAGGCCAAGCGAGCGGAGATCAGCgacatttttcacaaatttcttataaattattaaacagaAGGGCCGTGGTACACTCCGCTCGCGACTCGTTGCGATATTACAGGAAATGACATAAATCGATTTTTGTCTATTCTCAATCTACCGTAGTGCGCAGTCGTTTAGAAATGTTCAATGTTGTTTAATTTGAGTTCACGCATTTCGCAGTTATTACAGCGAAAATATGTAACTTTTTAGTAAAAGATGATTTAAATACTAATTCGAATCAATCTTGTTAGAAATGTTGTAGAGATATCTTACATTTAGAAGATTGTATAATTAGACTAGAAAGTGGAATGTATTATTAAACGATTAACCGGATattagacaatattttttaataatctgtTACATCTCAGCTGGAAAATGTCACTATAAATGTCAGTTGTCATTTCAGTTTGACATTTTCATTTGgtattaaaatgtttacataCTATTCGCTTCTCAACGTaacaaattactaattaatgataattttaagcTTTATTTGTTGTGATGGCTATATTCGAAAGCTCTTCTCAAAGCAAAATACGAATAGATGATACAGAGAGGCTCGAATGTGCGTTGGAAAATGCGCAGAACATTAACAAACACACTGTAAGTTTTTTACCATTATCTCGAAAGGAAATCCTATTCATTGCTCAAAAGTTTGGTAATATTTTAGGAGTATGTATTACGTGTTCAGCGTGGGCCAAATAAGGAGAACAGATGGACGGTATCACGCCGATACAGGGATTTTGCTGCGTTGCACGTATCACTCCAGCATGCGAACATAGATCTGCCTATTCCACCAAAGAAACTTATAGGGAATATGCAACCTTCTTTCGTGGCTGAACGACAAGTAGCTTTGCAGGTTTGTTCCCGAAATACCGTTATACTATGACTTTAAATGTGgtcaataataacaataagaaaAAATGTTAGATTAAAACCAATATTTTTCCTCTTAGTTTCTAGATCATTGAGTAAATATCAGTAAAGAACATTTAATAGAAGTCCATtatgatattatataataatactcaATTGGTCTCTTCTAATACAATGTAAGCTGATTATGTTTtagctaataatataatatttgagCACTGATAGCGCAgtagatacgacctctgcctccaattccggggGGTTTAGGTTTACGGTTTGAATTtggtctgaggcatgcacctttaatTTCTCAATCAAATTTCTCATAAAAATCTCTTTAGTCCAGTAATTGCGGCCCAGGGCACATGCTTAGTGTCCAATAGGAAAGATTACACCATCCCTGAATATTGAAATaggtataattttgttttagaatTATATAAATGAAGTGCTAAAACATCAAGTATTAGCTCTTTCATTACCAGTGAGGAGTTTTCTGGACCCTAGTAATTACCCTTTGACTATAGCaggtaatttattgtaatatatttttttacagattactaattttcaatttgaaaaaCTAGCTTTTTGTAATAACTTTGCCCATAGCTTTTTTTTGCATTAATGTAGGTTTTAGACATTAATTTTTTGCCTGataatttttcttttgaaaattataagaCTACTTTTTTCTGTATAAAAGGGGTcatgtgtttattttatacCCCTGACAACTGTTATGCAAACATTttcatgataataaatatatcaaaattataaGTTTTGATTTATTCACAACTTGTTTGCAAATTACTGAGTTACAaagaaaattgttattaatagtTGTCTTGTCACAGAACAGGCACTCCAGACTATGTCTATAGCTTTGAGAGGGGATGGACACTATGAGCTGAAAGCAGCACTGCCAGATATAGGATGGAGGATacgtaaacattattttttagtaagtacatctttaatattaaaattgtaataatttttcacAACCCACaaagttattattgtatattctaTGGTCTCACTAAGAACCTTCTAAGAATCTTAGGTTGCACAACAAGTTGGCTTAGGCCAACAAATACTATATCATATAGAAGTTACAATTAAGCCAACTTGTTGTGTTTGGCTTACAGTATTTGTTGGCCTAAGCCAACTTGTATAAGCGAGTAAAAACTCCGTTTGTCGCTGACAGCTTTCTTGCATTTGGTTGCGGCACACTAGTCTTTAAATATGCAAATAGCAATATTTCAAGATTGTATCATTTAATTTGCAAGATTTGAGTAAAATATTGAGATCAAATAAGTAATAATCAGTCAATAGTCTTAATACATTGTATGTTGCACAAATAAACAaagataacaaaattattttttcttattgcaaacaataataattcttCTTATTGAACTCATAAATATACCACACATTGAACAAGAGGGAAAAAATTtagtacaaaattttatatCCAATTTAAATGTATGAAATATGAAATCTGCAACTTTTTCACTTTCTTTTATCTATCAGAGATCAGTCTCTGGACCATAATCCAATCAAATGACtgcaaatgatgatgaatatagtTAATTTAGAGTGGATATCATTAttcctataaatataaaaatgatgaaTCATTCTACTTTATCAGTGAGATAAAAGTTATTTGTTccaacatacaaataaaattctcatattattttttcaggTCAATGAGTCAGTAAGTCAAACAAATTGTTTACTGTCATGGCAGAGCTATGGACCAGATTATACATTAAACAGCAAGGACTTACAGACAGCTTTCAAGAGTCTCCAGAACATATCTGTGAGTGTTTTTACTAACGCCTTATagacaactagctgacgccccgcggtttcacctgtttAGTGCCGGTTTCTGTGAGAAAACGGGGACAAAAtattgcctatgacactcacaaataacgtggccttctagtggtaaaagaattttcgaaatcatttcagtagatccagagattaccccatacaataacactttacctctttgtaatattagtatagatgaaaaacagtttttatacaagtactagcggatgcccccGACTTCGTTTGCTTCGTCCCTaaatctgttcttagtggatacctactaactttaaactacctccctaccaaatttcagctttgtacatcaagcggttttcaagatttcaggatgaatgacctttcgcatttatatattaagatacaaacttccaaacttcacgatactgagccgcctgtccatccaacgaatcccttgatgtcgtcagtccatctggtggagggtcgaccaacactgcgcattctGGTGctgaggtcgccattccagcactttgggaccccaatgtccaacggctcttcgaaatatgtgccccgcccattgccacttcagcttcgcaactgttgagctatgtcggtggctTTGGTTCTTTGCGGATCTCCACATTTTAATACCATTCATAATTTCTTTTGTATAAATTTCAGCATCCATATATAGACGAAATATTATCTATGCAGACATTAGAGACGGGAGCATATGTAGTTAGAAGGATACACGAAAAGGGGAGCATAAGAGATTTATTATATGGAACTGAATATAACAAACAGTATTTAGCCAAGTATGGAAATCCTAGAATAAGGAAACCTTTCACGAACGGACAAATGTCACATTATGGATACCAAATATTGCAAGCATTGAAGTTTTTACATGACAAAGGGTTGGCACATGGTAAGTAGAATCAGTTCTTTTCAtgcaattttgttttgtttgattatCCTTAACAAAACGTCCAAAAGAATAAAGAAACAAGAATGCTGTAGACCATATGAccgaagtaaaacttctttaaaaaaaaataaagcgccatctatgagcctcaggcataaaTGCATCGCAAGTTCCTAAagggtttgtttcaaagttctctaaaaacgccatctactggtagtttaaaacaaacactgtttcactatgcctgtagatggcagcactcAGTGCCCAATGATTTTGTTGTAACGCGTCCACCAACTTACTCCTCAGGTCAAGCGTgcataaaaaaatttacttgaaAAAGTGAGTGCCATCAAATCAGCTCTACAGTTCCCTAACTCTCATGTTATTTTGATGATGGCAGCGACTTGTCGTTTTCTTTATGATTTTCATACATGGTTTCTGCTCTGTTTGTCCACAAATATTTTTGCCTCTATCTTTGTAACCTAGTTGACCAAAAGATGGTATTTTCATAGCAATTTGTTTACAATCTCAAGATGTGCTTCTTAAAAATTTCGGCACCTCAAAGATTTAGTAGGA from Bicyclus anynana chromosome 20, ilBicAnyn1.1, whole genome shotgun sequence includes the following:
- the LOC112057543 gene encoding PX domain-containing protein kinase-like protein gives rise to the protein MAIFESSSQSKIRIDDTERLECALENAQNINKHTEYVLRVQRGPNKENRWTVSRRYRDFAALHVSLQHANIDLPIPPKKLIGNMQPSFVAERQVALQNYINEVLKHQVLALSLPVRSFLDPSNYPLTIAEQALQTMSIALRGDGHYELKAALPDIGWRIRKHYFLVNESVSQTNCLLSWQSYGPDYTLNSKDLQTAFKSLQNISHPYIDEILSMQTLETGAYVVRRIHEKGSIRDLLYGTEYNKQYLAKYGNPRIRKPFTNGQMSHYGYQILQALKFLHDKGLAHGHIHPGNIAIENQRAVLMDIENYLMGVPNLHRPHLLQLKRTSSVEAVDVYCFGRTLYEMAFAEPLESYYCDVYPDGISPDLESVLRLCLSSISCKHGGPTIEQLLTHPFFTHATLNGLATRPDARLHLKFPLTLKDQLRACASTMEERLRKDQKLVRSAKKEVRIQEILNSEQEMKKQRKRAKKRDSVWKSSSSLAEVHSHSASTASSPTPPTPPLSGDTSANSSCAAGSSPADARGALLSAICSFDRTRLARVS